Proteins from a single region of Pseudarthrobacter sp. NIBRBAC000502772:
- a CDS encoding D-2-hydroxyacid dehydrogenase produces MTVPERKRPVVAVLYREALPPRLEEIEQLAEVRLTKADGLAEAMDGADVLYQWHSFSPALRENWDAARSLQWVHVSAAGVSQLLFDELIRSNITYTNSRGVLSRAIAEFALGFVLDMAKDAHGSFRLQQQQRWQHRVTRKIQGQRALVVGTGSIGRETARLFRAVGMEVSGAGRTGRSRDDDFDVVYSSADLAKVVPDFDYVVLAAPLTAATKGLVNADVLSAMKPSARLINVGRGELVETDALAEALASGSIAGAALDVVHPEPLPEGHALWNMENVIITPHMSGDTVDYLDDLGKLFVDNLRLFIEGQPFQNVVDKSLGFVSVS; encoded by the coding sequence ATGACTGTCCCGGAACGCAAGCGGCCGGTCGTCGCAGTCCTCTACCGGGAGGCTCTGCCGCCCCGCCTGGAAGAGATCGAACAGCTGGCCGAAGTACGCCTGACCAAAGCCGACGGACTGGCTGAGGCCATGGACGGCGCGGACGTTCTGTACCAGTGGCATTCGTTTTCCCCCGCTTTGAGGGAGAACTGGGATGCAGCCAGGTCGCTGCAGTGGGTTCATGTCTCGGCAGCGGGTGTGAGCCAGTTGCTTTTCGATGAGCTGATCCGCAGCAACATCACCTACACGAACTCCCGCGGGGTGCTCAGCCGTGCCATTGCCGAGTTTGCACTTGGCTTTGTCCTGGACATGGCCAAGGACGCCCACGGGTCGTTCCGGCTGCAGCAGCAACAGCGCTGGCAACACCGGGTGACCCGGAAGATCCAGGGCCAACGGGCACTTGTAGTGGGTACAGGTTCCATCGGACGGGAGACCGCGCGTTTGTTCCGAGCCGTGGGTATGGAGGTGAGCGGGGCCGGGCGCACAGGTCGATCGCGTGACGACGACTTTGATGTGGTCTATTCCTCCGCGGACCTGGCCAAAGTGGTGCCGGACTTCGACTATGTTGTGCTCGCGGCACCATTGACGGCAGCTACGAAGGGCCTGGTGAACGCGGACGTCCTTTCGGCGATGAAGCCGTCAGCGCGCCTGATCAATGTGGGGCGGGGGGAACTCGTTGAGACAGATGCGCTGGCCGAAGCGTTGGCCTCCGGCTCCATCGCCGGCGCTGCCCTTGATGTTGTCCACCCGGAGCCGCTGCCTGAAGGGCACGCGCTCTGGAACATGGAGAACGTGATAATCACACCTCACATGAGCGGCGACACCGTAGATTATCTTGACGATCTGGGCAAGTTGTTCGTGGACAACCTCCGTCTGTTCATCGAGGGCCAGCCATTTCAAAACGTTGTGGACAAGTCCCTCGGATTCGTCTCAGTTTCCTGA